AATGTTCTATTTATTATTAACCATTACAATAGTTTGATGGATTGCTACACTTATTAAATCAGTTCATACATGTGAAAATAAAACTTGTTAAGGATCAAGGCAGCATAATTATTAACAGTATCTCTTTAACAACTCtataccaaaataataatgacTACTCTTTTTAGGTGGAGAAGACCTATATTACATCATCAATAACATAGTATATTACCTGGCTTTGAGTTATATGCTCACACAGATACAGAGTTTTAGATAAGTGGCTGTGGTTGAATGATATGGGAGCAATCCAAGCTCATTAACAGAATAAACTATTTAGTCAATGAAAAAGTCCTAGTCAAAATAAATACTGTGTTGGATCTTTCCATTTCACTAATGTTTAACAATTACAAATACAACTTAAGGTTATGAGAGTTAATgaaagaaacattaatattaaccTATCTTGAGAGTTGCCAATCATATGATACAAGCTTTAGCTTTCACACTGCATTTCAAAACATTTAGTTAGACTATATATAGAAACAAAGTTAGTAAAGAACATTATTagcttaaaggagaaaataatgtaTACAACTAAAGAAAACTAAGTTCCAGTGCACTAAACGAATATAAGTGGAGAATACAGGTAAATTCAGTTAGATGGTATTAACAAATCAGAACATAAGATTTGTTAACAGTAAGTGCAATACAACAATATTTCCTCTGCAGATTCCACACTCATTTTCAACCTTATGCTTTAGGATGATAATATGAGACACATTTATAGTATTATGCTTCTTCTTTCATAAACAACAAAAGTCCGAGCCCTAAgcaccccatcccatcccaaaGGAAAACTTGCACAAGTGAGTCAGAAAAGCAATATTAGAACTCATAGCTCCCATGCTTCTTTCCACTTGGTCATACATAACCACACCTTGGCAATGAAATTACCTGAAGGTGTTGTGGCTTGGAAATCCTTGGAAGACAGCGGGGCACACTGtttttctgcttaaaaaaaaaaaggctgtgttGTCTAACTGGAAATTCATTACATTATACTAACCCCACGACAGATGCCACACAAGATGCCAAGCATGGTCAGCATGACCCAGCTTCTCCAGCACCAGGCTGCCGTCCAAGGGGATCGCACCACTGTGTTTAACAGTGACACCTAGTGTGCGGCAAGGTCAGTAATAGTAAACTGAAGATACTATTTTTATTCAGGTGGGAATTTTTTGCTTCAGTGATGTAAATCAGCCATGTGCTGTCAGAATCATCAGATTGCATGGTTGAGCTTAACAAGAAGAgatgggaaaaaaatctcaagcTACACCCTGTACACAATATGGGCACAATatcatgtattttttcaaattagttgAGAGGCAATAGATATTTTGTCTTCCACAGTGTATATTAACTATTTATTTATCAAGGGGAACTATTCTTTACCCCAAATATTCAGGTTTCATAGTTCAGGAACACAGATCAGTAAAAAACTTCCATGGAATGCAACCTAAATAAATTCTTCACATTCTAAAATCACTTTGCATTCTGAAAGATACCAGCCTTGCTCATCTCCTCAAAATCTTTCATGGAATCATAATTTCTGTAGAAATCTGCATATGCCTTCTTTCTTGGTTCAGCCACAGCGAACTTACAGAAAGCTGCAACCCCCAGGGATACAATAAATTCTCCGACAATATGAAACCACAGGCACTTGGCCAGAAGGCCTCGCATCTGAGGTTTCGTCAAAGCACTAGAAGCCATGGTAATTTTTATCCCTGACACCAAAGACCCTCCTAACCTACAAGAAAATGGATGGCGCTTGGGCAGAGCACAGGCATAGAAAAGgcaatacatatttttaacaaaaaccATACAGAGGCAACAACCAAGAGAGAATTactggagacagagaaagaactaGAACTGGGAAGTTGCCCTAATGTCTTATAAATCAGTCTGTGTATCTAGCCTACATGTTGATATTCCTTAAAAGTTCTGATTTTCACAAACTTCTCATGGATAGATTTAAAAAGCAGAATTGCAGATAAGCATGTCTTC
This sequence is a window from Manis pentadactyla isolate mManPen7 chromosome 5, mManPen7.hap1, whole genome shotgun sequence. Protein-coding genes within it:
- the LOC118922999 gene encoding cytochrome c oxidase subunit 6C-like translates to MASSALTKPQMRGLLAKCLWFHIVGEFIVSLGVAAFCKFAVAEPRKKAYADFYRNYDSMKDFEEMSKAGIFQNAK